The DNA sequence GAAAgctaaagaaattttaaaattcttttaattttcttaattaaaatttatcatttgaaatatatatggataattaaaaaaagattggatttttcatcattttgcaaaaaagaaaataaaattttctgaNGGAACCAGATGTAATAAATTACACAGTAAAATATGATCCATCTCCCTCTTCCTCTGGTGTTTATAAACCATGGCATCATGATTCTTGCCCCAACcacagaaataaaaaatatatatatatcatttccAATTAATATCACTGAAAAAACCAAGTGAAGACCAGcgaaaaaatcaagaaattggTGGTATAAATGGGTTCTCCTTGTGGCGCCTGCAAATTCTTGAGAAGAAAATGTGTCAAAGGTTGTGTTTTTGCCCCTCATTTCTGCCATGAACAAGGCGCCACTCATTTTGCAGCTATACATAAGGTCTTCGGGGCCAGCAACGTTTCGAAACTTCTTGCTCATCTTCCGGTGAGCGATCGGTGCGAAGCAGCGGTGACGATTTCGTATGAAGCTCAGGCAAGGCTTCAGGATCCTATCTATGGCTGTGTTTCCCACATTTTTTCACTCCAACAGCAGGTTTGATTCAATTTTGATATTATAGCTTCGTGTTCGATTAGTCTTATCTTGTTTTCGATGTAATTCTTGACTTCCTGATCATTTGGCttcttttcttgattttcagGTTGTGAATTTACAGGCCCAACTGGCTTCTCTCAGGGAACAAGCAGCTCAATGCATCATAAACAGCTCCAATTCCGCAAACCCTAATGATCAGAAGTTCTACAATGGAAACCACTCTTGCCCACAAGATGTTCAAAGTTGGTGGCTATCGTTTCAAAATCAGGGCACAATTCCCCAATTTGACGCAAATTTTCACCAAAGCATCGAAAACATTAACCATGCCTGTTACGGAAACGGATCCATGAATCCGAACCCTTCTGTGAAATACGAAAACTCAGGCCTCCCAGAGGAGAATTCATCATTTAACAGCATGGATTCATTTGATCATCAAATGCAGTCAAATAACAGGCAATGGCCATTtcaagatgaagatgatctTCAGTCAGTGGCCTTCAGATACATTCAGCATGAATTTTAATCATCTGTCACCAATAAAACACAAATCTAGGGTAAAGTTTCTCTGGAAATTTTGTATTAGTTTAatccaatattaaaaaaaaaagagctttTGCTGACAAGCATTTCTGCGGCCTCTAGAAAGCTGGAAACCCTAGAAATGTTCTCCTATCAGTCGATCTACCCtatgattgtttttgttttctgaaTGTGCAATCTT is a window from the Primulina huaijiensis isolate GDHJ02 unplaced genomic scaffold, ASM1229523v2 scaffold43395, whole genome shotgun sequence genome containing:
- the LOC140970261 gene encoding LOB domain-containing protein 29-like, whose amino-acid sequence is MGSPCGACKFLRRKCVKGCVFAPHFCHEQGATHFAAIHKVFGASNVSKLLAHLPVSDRCEAAVTISYEAQARLQDPIYGCVSHIFSLQQQVVNLQAQLASLREQAAQCIINSSNSANPNDQKFYNGNHSCPQDVQSWWLSFQNQGTIPQFDANFHQSIENINHACYGNGSMNPNPSVKYENSGLPEENSSFNSMDSFDHQMQSNNRQWPFQDEDDLQSVAFRYIQHEF